A window of Sodalis praecaptivus genomic DNA:
AACCCGACGCCTTATTACATCACGATAACGAATATGAAAGCCGGCAACCAGGCATTGGGGAACATAATGGTGGCGCCGCAGGGGTCGGGCCGGCAGCCGCTAACAGCCGGGAGCGCCAATGTTGTCACTTGGCAGACGATTAATGATTACGGCGCCGTAACGCCAGAAATAAAAAGCCCGATACGCTAATCGCGCTCTTTTAATTCATTTTGCCGCGCCTGCGCCGCTATTCGCCTCTTTTTCTACCCTGGTTATGGATAATGACGATGACAGACAAAACACTATCCCGACATGATGCCGGGCGCGGTCGGACTGTGCCGTTTTTCCTGTCGCCGCTGGCGGCGGCCCTCACCCTGATGATATCGGCGCCCGCCGCGGCCGAGCTGTACTTTGCTCCCGAACTGATAGCGGGCGGCGCACAGGACGTGGCCGACCTGTCCCGGTTCACACAGGCGGGTCGTCAGCCGGCCGGGACCTACGATGTCGAGATTTACCTGAACAACCGGTTTGTGGTGCAGCGGCCGGTGACCTTTAGCGTCGCTGACGGTGAGGCGCATAACACGGCGGCCGCGGCCGCCAGCGCACAGGGCCAAACGGCCCCACAAAGCACCCACGGCGACAACAGGGTCGGTAAAGGGGGGGACGAAGAAGCTTCTCCATCGGCGGAAAAAGATCGCGAAAACAATGGCGCGCCCGCCGTGCGCGACATTCATGACGACACCGGCCTGATGGCCTGCCTGAACAAAAAAGCGTTGCGGGACCTGGGGGTGAGCATCAACGCCTTCCCGGCCCTGGCCGCCGTGGCAGACGACGCCTGCGTGTCGCCGGGTCGCTATATCCCTCAGGCCTACACCGCGTTTGATTTTCAGAAAATGCGTCTGGATATCAGTATTCCCCAGGCGGCGCTGCAAAGCCGCCCGCGCGGCTGGATCCCCCCTGAACAGTGGGACGAAGGCGTCAACGCCGCGCTGCTCAGCTACCGCTTTAGCGGCAGCGACAATAAAGGCCGCTATTCGGACAGCCGCAACCATTATCTGAGCCTGACCAGCGGTTTGAACCTCGGCGCCTGGCGCCTGCGCGATAACAGCACCTGGCGCGATTACAGCAGCCGCTACGGCCATGAACGCCGCTGGCAACATTTGAATACCTACGCCCGGCGCACGGTGGTGCCGTGGCAAAGCGAACTGACGTTGGGCGACAGCACCACCAACGGCCAGGTGTTTGACGCAGTGGGTTATCGCGGCGTCCAACTGGCCAGCGATGACAGCATGCTGCCGGACACCCGGCGCGGTTTCGCGCCGGTGATTAAAGGCACGGCGCAGGGCAATGCCCAGGTCAGCATCCGCCAGAACGGCCATGTCATTTACCAGACCTTTGTGCCGCCCGGCGCCTTTACCATCGACGACCTGTATCCGGTGTCGTCCGGCGGCGACCTGGTCGTGACGGTCACCGAGGCCGACGGCGGCACGCAGGTGTTTACCGTGCCCTATTCGTCGGTGCCGATGCTGCAGCGCGAAGGGGTGGTGAAGTATGGCGTGACGGCGGGCCATTACCGCAACAGCAGCGACCGCTACACCGACCCGGCCTTTGCTCAGGCGTCGGTACTGTGGGGGCTGCCGCACAACCTGACCACCTATGGCGGCGTGCAGTTGAGCGACAACTACCGCGCCGCGGCGCTGGGCGCCGGCATCAACCTGGGGGCATGGGGGGCGCTGTCGGCGGACGTGACCCAGGCCAACAGCACCTTGGCGGACGGCAGCGACCATCAGGGGCAATCGCTGCGCTTCCTCTACGGCCGTTCGCTCAATCAGCTGGGCACCACCTTCCAACTGGCCGGTTATCGCTACTCGACGCAGGGGTTCCATACCCTGGACGAGACGGCGCTGAAAGGGATGCGCGGCTGGCTGACCGACGGCCAGGAGGTGGACGCCGAGGGGCGTCCGGTGAAACGGCCTTATACCGACTACTACAACCTGTACAACAACAAGCGCGAGCGTTTGCAGGTCAATATCTCGCAGCGCCTGGGCAGTCTGGGATCGCTGTATCTGAGCGGCACGCATCAGACCTACTGGAGCGGGACCGACGCCAGCGATTCGCTGCAGGCGGGCTTCAGCGGCACGGTGGGGAAGGTGAGTTACACCCTGTCGCACAGCTATACGCGGGTCAACGGCCAGCCGCATGCCGATCAGACCACCTGGCTGTCGCTGTCGGTGCCGCTGGACGCCTGGCTGTCCCCCGGCGACATCACCGACCGCCGTCATCCGCTGTGGGCCACCGCCAGCATGGGCCGCGACGCCGACGGCAGGTTGACGCAGCAGACCGGCCTGAGCGGTACGGCGCTGGCGGAGAATAACCTGAGCTGGAGCGTGGCGCAGGGCTACGGTCGTGACGCGGGCGGCAGCGGCAACGCCAGCGTGAACTACCAGGGCACCTACGGTAATACCAGCGCGGGCTACAGCTACAACCGCAACTACCGCCAGGTGAACTACGGCGCGGCGGGCGGCGCGGTGC
This region includes:
- a CDS encoding fimbrial biogenesis usher protein, which codes for MTDKTLSRHDAGRGRTVPFFLSPLAAALTLMISAPAAAELYFAPELIAGGAQDVADLSRFTQAGRQPAGTYDVEIYLNNRFVVQRPVTFSVADGEAHNTAAAAASAQGQTAPQSTHGDNRVGKGGDEEASPSAEKDRENNGAPAVRDIHDDTGLMACLNKKALRDLGVSINAFPALAAVADDACVSPGRYIPQAYTAFDFQKMRLDISIPQAALQSRPRGWIPPEQWDEGVNAALLSYRFSGSDNKGRYSDSRNHYLSLTSGLNLGAWRLRDNSTWRDYSSRYGHERRWQHLNTYARRTVVPWQSELTLGDSTTNGQVFDAVGYRGVQLASDDSMLPDTRRGFAPVIKGTAQGNAQVSIRQNGHVIYQTFVPPGAFTIDDLYPVSSGGDLVVTVTEADGGTQVFTVPYSSVPMLQREGVVKYGVTAGHYRNSSDRYTDPAFAQASVLWGLPHNLTTYGGVQLSDNYRAAALGAGINLGAWGALSADVTQANSTLADGSDHQGQSLRFLYGRSLNQLGTTFQLAGYRYSTQGFHTLDETALKGMRGWLTDGQEVDAEGRPVKRPYTDYYNLYNNKRERLQVNISQRLGSLGSLYLSGTHQTYWSGTDASDSLQAGFSGTVGKVSYTLSHSYTRVNGQPHADQTTWLSLSVPLDAWLSPGDITDRRHPLWATASMGRDADGRLTQQTGLSGTALAENNLSWSVAQGYGRDAGGSGNASVNYQGTYGNTSAGYSYNRNYRQVNYGAAGGAVLHGGGLTLGQPLGDTNVLVAAPGAAGVPVENGNGIRTDWRGYTVVPYASVYRQNRVALDSSQLDDYTEIDNTVTRVVPTRGALVKANFKARSGARALLTLTRGGRPLPFGATVSSGDNSGIVGDDGQVYLSGLPNAGVLTAQWGAQPDQQCKVHYRLPETNPQTPVIQMAARCE